Proteins found in one Mycobacteriales bacterium genomic segment:
- the trpD gene encoding anthranilate phosphoribosyltransferase encodes MAAPGWPALLASLLRGQDLTAADTGWAMGEVMAGEATPAQVAGFVVALRAKGETPEEVAGLVEVMLAEAAPVTVPGRVVDTCGTGGDRSNTVNLSTMAALVVAGAGVPVVKHGNRAASSACGSADLLEQLGVVVDLPPAAIGPCLASAGIAFCFAPVFHPGMRHAAVARRDLGVPTVFNVLGPLTNPARPAAQAVGVSDPRLAPVMADVLARRGADALVFRGDDGLDELTTTGPSTVWVVSGGAVRRESFDPADLGVARATLEQLRGAGPAHNAGVSRDLLAGARGPVRDAVLLNAAAALAAHAGGDGPLVPRLEDGWDRAAQALDGGAARDLLERWVSVSLSLR; translated from the coding sequence GTGGCAGCCCCCGGTTGGCCGGCGCTGCTGGCCTCCCTGCTCCGTGGCCAGGACCTGACCGCCGCCGACACCGGCTGGGCGATGGGTGAGGTGATGGCCGGTGAGGCCACCCCTGCGCAGGTCGCCGGTTTCGTCGTCGCGCTGCGGGCCAAGGGGGAGACGCCCGAGGAGGTCGCCGGGCTGGTCGAGGTGATGCTGGCCGAGGCGGCGCCGGTGACCGTCCCCGGCCGCGTCGTCGACACCTGCGGGACCGGCGGGGACCGCTCCAACACCGTCAACCTGTCCACGATGGCCGCGCTGGTGGTGGCCGGTGCGGGGGTGCCGGTCGTCAAGCACGGCAACCGCGCCGCCTCCTCGGCCTGCGGGTCGGCCGACCTGCTCGAGCAGCTCGGGGTGGTGGTCGACCTCCCGCCCGCCGCGATCGGACCGTGTCTGGCCTCAGCCGGCATCGCGTTCTGCTTCGCGCCGGTGTTCCACCCCGGGATGCGGCACGCTGCCGTGGCCCGCCGCGACCTCGGGGTGCCGACGGTGTTCAACGTGCTGGGCCCGTTGACCAACCCGGCCCGCCCGGCTGCGCAGGCGGTGGGCGTGTCCGACCCGCGGCTGGCCCCGGTGATGGCGGACGTGCTCGCCCGTCGCGGCGCCGACGCGCTGGTCTTCCGCGGCGACGACGGCCTGGACGAGCTGACCACCACGGGGCCGTCCACCGTCTGGGTGGTGTCGGGCGGGGCGGTACGCCGCGAGTCGTTCGACCCGGCCGACCTCGGCGTCGCCCGGGCGACGCTGGAGCAGCTGCGTGGAGCGGGCCCGGCCCACAACGCCGGCGTGTCCCGGGACCTGCTGGCCGGCGCCCGCGGACCGGTGCGCGACGCCGTGCTGCTCAACGCCGCGGCCGCGCTGGCCGCACACGCCGGCGGCGACGGCCCGCTGGTGCCCCGCCTGGAGGACGGCTGGGACCGCGCCGCGCAGGCGCTGGACGGCGGTGCCGCCCGCGACCTGCTCGAGCGCTGGGTGTCGGTCAGCCTCTCGCTGCGCTGA
- a CDS encoding glutathione S-transferase C-terminal domain-containing protein has product MTSPQFAEVKDGSFVRQANHFRDRITSDGSSGYPVEPGRYVLYVCLACPWAHRSVIVRRLLGLEDAIALRVVDPIRDEKGWRFTLDEGGRDPVTNASYVMELYQRSDPSFQGRATVPFVWDTTSERVVTNDYPQITLDLSTQWTSLHKADAPDLYPEHLREAIDEMSEANFHAVNNGVYKAGFATTQESYEAAYDALFARLHALDEHLAGERYLVGRQLTEADVRLFTTLVRFDAAYHGHFKCNERKLTEFAHLWPYARDLFSTPGFGDTTDFDHIKRHYYATHDKINPTRVVPKGPNLSGWSAPHGRDSLGS; this is encoded by the coding sequence GTGACATCGCCGCAGTTCGCCGAGGTGAAGGACGGCAGCTTCGTCCGGCAGGCCAACCACTTCCGGGACCGGATCACCTCCGACGGCAGCAGCGGCTACCCGGTCGAGCCCGGCCGCTACGTCCTCTACGTCTGCCTGGCCTGCCCGTGGGCGCACCGCTCGGTGATCGTGCGCCGGCTGCTCGGCCTCGAGGACGCGATCGCGCTGCGCGTCGTCGACCCGATCCGCGACGAGAAGGGCTGGCGCTTCACCCTCGATGAGGGCGGCAGGGACCCGGTGACCAACGCGTCGTACGTGATGGAGCTCTACCAGCGCAGCGATCCCTCCTTCCAGGGCCGGGCCACCGTGCCGTTCGTCTGGGACACCACCAGCGAGCGCGTCGTCACCAACGACTACCCGCAGATCACCCTCGACCTGTCGACGCAGTGGACCTCGCTGCACAAGGCCGACGCGCCGGACCTCTACCCGGAGCACCTGCGCGAGGCGATCGACGAGATGTCCGAGGCGAACTTCCATGCGGTCAACAACGGCGTCTACAAGGCGGGGTTCGCGACGACGCAGGAGAGCTACGAGGCGGCGTACGACGCGCTGTTCGCCCGGCTGCACGCGCTCGACGAGCACCTCGCCGGCGAGCGGTACCTGGTCGGGCGGCAGCTGACCGAGGCCGACGTGCGGCTGTTCACGACGCTGGTCCGCTTCGACGCCGCCTACCACGGCCACTTCAAGTGCAACGAGCGCAAGCTGACCGAGTTCGCCCACCTGTGGCCGTACGCCCGCGACCTGTTCTCGACGCCCGGCTTCGGCGACACCACCGACTTCGACCACATCAAGCGGCACTACTACGCCACCCACGACAAGATCAACCCGACTCGGGTGGTGCCCAAGGGGCCGAACCTGTCCGGCTGGTCCGCGCCCCACGGCCGCGACTCCCTCGGCTCCTGA
- a CDS encoding Lrp/AsnC ligand binding domain-containing protein — protein MITAIVMVSAAVDSIPEVAQRIADLDGVSEVYSVAGDVDLVAMVRVRRHEDLHEVIAGRLNKVDGVQATQTLIAFQAYSKHDLEATFSLGMES, from the coding sequence GTGATCACCGCCATCGTCATGGTCAGCGCCGCCGTCGACTCGATCCCGGAGGTGGCCCAGCGCATCGCCGACCTCGACGGCGTCAGCGAGGTCTACTCCGTCGCGGGTGACGTCGACCTCGTCGCGATGGTGCGGGTGCGCCGGCACGAGGACCTGCACGAGGTGATCGCCGGGCGGCTGAACAAGGTCGACGGGGTCCAGGCCACGCAGACGCTCATCGCCTTCCAGGCCTACAGCAAGCACGACCTCGAGGCCACTTTCTCCCTCGGGATGGAGTCGTGA
- a CDS encoding DEDD exonuclease domain-containing protein: MPAAPPPTVPRQLPVQASFDELGTPLRETTFVVVDLETTGGSARACEITEIGAVKVRGGEVLGEFQTLVRPGQAIPPFIAVLTGITDAMVAGAPRLDAALPAFLEFSRGAVLVAHNAPFDLGFLEAGCERLDLLWPAPDWLDTARLARRVLTRDEAPNCKLSTLAPLFRSTTTPNHRALSDARATVDVLHGLIARLGGLGVHSLEELRTFSAQVTPQQRRKRHLADALPTAPGVYLFRDGRGQVLYVGKSTNLRTRVRTYFTASETRSRMAEMVGLAERVDPVVCSTALEAEVRELRLIAEHSPRYNRRSKRPDKAIWVKLTVEAFPRLSTVRAVLDDGALYLGPFGRAATAELAVAAVHEALPLRQCTTRISPRRPTGACVLAEMHRCGAPCRGADDGESVQAYSAHAAAYRAAVVGDPAAVVDTLTARIRALAADERFEDAAAQRDRLTAFVRAVAKLQRLAALTAVTQLVAARPTAELGWELAVVRSGRLVAAGTVPRGARPGPYVDALLATAETVVPGPGPLPAATAEEVESVLRWLELPGTRLVRLDGTWASPAFGAGGRRAWLEAAQQARATAHPFDDRRGLRPLARPAREPGAGPAPRPRALGRLQDVCPAPPADRLPR, translated from the coding sequence ATGCCGGCCGCACCACCACCGACCGTCCCCCGTCAGCTTCCCGTCCAGGCGAGCTTCGACGAGTTGGGGACCCCGCTGCGGGAGACCACCTTCGTCGTCGTCGACCTCGAGACCACCGGCGGCTCCGCCCGCGCCTGCGAGATCACCGAGATCGGTGCGGTGAAGGTGCGCGGTGGGGAGGTGCTCGGCGAGTTCCAGACGCTGGTCCGGCCGGGCCAGGCGATCCCGCCGTTCATCGCCGTCCTGACCGGCATCACCGATGCGATGGTGGCCGGTGCGCCGCGGCTCGACGCCGCCCTGCCTGCCTTCCTCGAGTTCTCCCGCGGGGCGGTGCTGGTGGCCCACAACGCGCCGTTCGACCTGGGCTTCCTCGAGGCCGGCTGTGAGCGGCTCGACCTGCTCTGGCCGGCGCCGGACTGGCTCGACACGGCCCGGCTCGCCCGCCGGGTGCTGACCCGCGACGAGGCGCCCAACTGCAAGCTGTCGACCCTCGCGCCGCTGTTCCGGAGCACCACGACGCCCAACCACCGGGCGCTGTCCGATGCGCGGGCCACCGTCGACGTCCTGCACGGCCTGATCGCGCGGCTCGGCGGCCTCGGCGTGCACAGCCTGGAGGAGCTGCGGACCTTCTCCGCCCAGGTGACGCCCCAGCAGCGCCGCAAGCGCCACCTCGCCGACGCGCTGCCGACCGCCCCCGGCGTCTACCTGTTCCGCGACGGCCGCGGGCAGGTGCTCTACGTCGGCAAGAGCACCAACCTGCGCACCCGCGTCCGGACCTACTTCACCGCCAGCGAGACCCGTAGCCGGATGGCCGAGATGGTCGGCCTCGCCGAGCGGGTCGACCCGGTCGTCTGCAGCACTGCCCTGGAGGCCGAGGTCCGCGAGCTGCGGCTCATCGCCGAGCACAGCCCGCGCTACAACCGCCGCAGCAAGCGCCCGGACAAGGCGATCTGGGTGAAGCTGACGGTCGAGGCCTTCCCGCGCCTGTCCACGGTCCGCGCGGTGCTCGACGACGGGGCGCTCTACCTCGGGCCGTTCGGCCGCGCCGCCACCGCCGAGCTCGCCGTCGCGGCCGTCCACGAGGCGCTGCCGCTGCGCCAGTGCACCACGCGGATCTCCCCACGCCGGCCCACCGGTGCCTGCGTCCTGGCCGAGATGCACCGCTGCGGCGCCCCCTGCCGCGGCGCCGACGACGGCGAGTCGGTGCAGGCCTACTCCGCGCACGCCGCGGCCTACCGCGCCGCGGTCGTGGGCGACCCGGCGGCGGTGGTGGACACGTTGACCGCCCGCATCCGCGCGCTCGCCGCCGACGAGCGCTTCGAGGACGCCGCCGCCCAGCGGGATCGGCTCACCGCCTTCGTCCGCGCGGTGGCCAAGCTCCAGCGGCTGGCTGCCCTCACCGCGGTCACGCAGCTGGTCGCCGCCCGGCCGACCGCCGAGCTGGGCTGGGAGCTGGCCGTCGTCCGCTCCGGCCGGCTCGTCGCCGCGGGCACCGTTCCGCGTGGCGCCCGCCCCGGGCCGTACGTCGATGCGCTGCTGGCGACCGCCGAGACCGTCGTGCCCGGTCCGGGGCCGCTGCCCGCCGCCACCGCCGAGGAGGTGGAGTCCGTGCTGCGCTGGCTCGAGCTGCCGGGCACCCGGCTGGTCCGCCTCGACGGGACCTGGGCCTCCCCCGCCTTCGGCGCCGGCGGCCGGCGGGCCTGGCTGGAGGCGGCGCAGCAGGCGCGGGCGACCGCTCACCCGTTCGATGACCGGCGCGGCCTGCGCCCGCTGGCGCGGCCGGCGCGCGAGCCGGGGGCAGGCCCTGCGCCCCGCCCGCGCGCCCTGGGTCGGCTGCAGGACGTGTGCCCCGCACCGCCCGCGGATAGGTTGCCCAGGTGA
- a CDS encoding tetratricopeptide repeat protein, producing the protein MQRWTRRALSGAAVVGAAVALLAVGAAGSPPAPSGTEPAGNVAPDGSIAALQADLERVPGDFRSWTALGGAYVQQARLTADPSYYAKAEGAFDKALALRPEDDGALTGQATLAAARHDFAGAVALSDRALAVNPDSATTWAVRSDALNELGRYDESLAAVRRMADLRPGADTSSRASYAFELRGDVDRARAALEEAVQLANLPADKAFAQYYLGELAWNTGDVEAARTAYEAGLSVDPSYLPLLAGRAKVLAAQGDTTAALGELRTVVERLPAPEFLVAYGELLEATGQSEQAQEQYDVVRATQRLFAANGQDVDTELALFEADHGTPAAAVVAAEKAHAKRPLSIFTQDAYAWALHQASRSAQALPIARQAVRLGLPSPALYYRLGTIEAAAGETAAARISLQKALSMNPDFDPLRAPEAKALLGSLR; encoded by the coding sequence ATGCAGCGGTGGACCCGCCGCGCGCTGTCCGGCGCCGCCGTGGTCGGCGCCGCCGTCGCGCTGCTCGCCGTGGGAGCGGCCGGCAGCCCGCCGGCTCCCTCCGGCACCGAACCGGCCGGCAACGTCGCGCCGGACGGCTCGATCGCCGCGCTGCAAGCCGATCTCGAGCGCGTCCCCGGTGACTTCCGCAGCTGGACGGCCCTGGGCGGCGCCTATGTACAGCAGGCCCGGCTCACCGCCGACCCGAGCTACTACGCCAAGGCCGAGGGTGCCTTCGACAAGGCACTCGCGCTGCGGCCGGAGGACGACGGCGCGCTGACCGGTCAGGCCACCCTGGCCGCCGCCCGGCACGACTTCGCCGGGGCAGTCGCGCTCAGCGACCGGGCGCTGGCCGTCAACCCCGACAGCGCCACGACGTGGGCCGTCCGCAGCGACGCCCTCAACGAGCTCGGCCGCTACGACGAGTCGCTCGCGGCCGTGCGGCGGATGGCCGACCTGCGGCCGGGCGCCGACACCTCCAGCCGCGCGTCGTACGCCTTCGAACTGCGCGGCGACGTCGACCGCGCGCGGGCCGCACTCGAGGAGGCGGTGCAGCTGGCGAATCTGCCCGCCGACAAGGCATTCGCGCAGTACTACCTGGGCGAGCTCGCGTGGAACACCGGTGACGTCGAGGCGGCGAGGACGGCGTACGAGGCCGGTCTCTCGGTGGATCCTTCCTACCTGCCGCTGCTGGCCGGCCGGGCGAAGGTGCTGGCCGCACAGGGGGACACCACCGCTGCGCTCGGCGAGCTGCGCACGGTCGTCGAACGGCTGCCCGCGCCCGAATTCCTCGTCGCCTACGGCGAACTGCTCGAGGCGACCGGGCAGAGCGAGCAGGCGCAGGAGCAGTACGACGTGGTCCGCGCGACCCAGCGGCTGTTCGCGGCGAACGGCCAGGACGTCGACACGGAGTTGGCGCTGTTCGAGGCCGACCACGGGACGCCGGCGGCGGCGGTCGTCGCGGCCGAGAAGGCCCACGCGAAGCGGCCTCTGTCGATCTTCACCCAGGACGCCTATGCCTGGGCGCTGCACCAGGCCAGCCGGTCGGCGCAGGCACTGCCGATCGCCCGGCAGGCCGTCCGGCTCGGCCTGCCGTCGCCGGCCCTCTACTACCGGCTCGGCACGATCGAGGCCGCCGCGGGCGAGACCGCCGCGGCCAGGATCTCGCTGCAGAAGGCGCTCTCGATGAACCCGGACTTCGACCCGCTGCGCGCGCCCGAGGCAAAGGCCCTGCTGGGGTCGCTGCGGTGA